One genomic segment of Clostridium estertheticum subsp. estertheticum includes these proteins:
- the ilvB gene encoding biosynthetic-type acetolactate synthase large subunit has translation MLLNGAQIVLKCLKEQESNIIFGYPGGAVIPLYDALYDELDYFTHIRTAHEQAAVHAADGYARSTGKVGVCFVTSGPGATNTITGIATAYMDSIPMVVITGQVARSLLGRDSFQEIDIMGITLSITKHSCIVKDEKELTGIIRKAFEIAKSGRPGPVLIDIPKDIFLSETEYKMVEKEDKIQTPTINIEMKKIQEAVLMIKSSKKPIIYAGGGIKTANASKKFCEFAKLCDIPVANTLMGLGTIPRDHKLSLGMVGMHGFRETNLAVTRSDLIIAIGARFSDRVIGKADEFAPAAKIIQIDIDETEIDKNKSIDLSLVGDMNTILEGLISNMDQKDRKVWREEIENLKVTNNTNIKQNSFTHVDVLKCLNGALEEDTIVVTDVGQHQMWTAQMWKFKYPRTFITSGGLGTMGFGLGAAIGSQMGNLDKRVLLVTGDGSFRMSCNELQTISKYKLPIITVIMNNHTLGMVRQWQRMFSNERYSETDIGDEVNYVKLAQAYGIEAYRVTSRDQLKNVLEIVTKEKRPMLIDCVIDKEEGVYPIVPPGKSIKELVLE, from the coding sequence ATGTTACTTAATGGAGCTCAAATAGTACTTAAGTGTCTAAAAGAGCAAGAGTCAAATATTATATTTGGATATCCAGGTGGAGCTGTGATTCCACTCTATGATGCACTATATGATGAACTTGATTATTTCACTCACATTAGAACAGCTCATGAACAAGCGGCAGTTCATGCAGCAGATGGGTATGCAAGGTCCACAGGAAAGGTTGGTGTATGTTTTGTAACTTCAGGTCCTGGTGCAACGAATACTATAACTGGAATAGCAACGGCTTATATGGATTCGATTCCAATGGTTGTAATTACTGGGCAGGTTGCACGGAGTTTGCTTGGACGTGATTCTTTTCAGGAAATAGATATAATGGGAATAACTTTATCTATTACAAAGCACAGTTGCATTGTAAAAGATGAAAAAGAATTAACAGGTATTATAAGAAAAGCATTTGAAATAGCCAAAAGTGGAAGACCGGGGCCAGTACTTATTGATATCCCAAAGGATATATTCTTAAGTGAAACGGAATATAAAATGGTAGAAAAAGAAGATAAAATACAAACACCAACTATTAATATAGAGATGAAAAAAATACAAGAGGCAGTTCTTATGATTAAGTCTTCAAAGAAACCTATAATTTATGCTGGTGGTGGAATTAAAACAGCTAATGCTTCAAAGAAATTTTGTGAGTTTGCGAAACTTTGCGATATTCCTGTGGCAAATACATTAATGGGACTTGGTACCATTCCAAGAGATCATAAATTATCTCTTGGAATGGTAGGAATGCATGGATTTCGCGAAACAAATTTAGCAGTGACAAGGAGTGATTTAATTATAGCAATTGGTGCACGATTTAGTGATAGAGTAATTGGAAAAGCAGATGAATTTGCACCAGCTGCAAAAATCATTCAGATTGATATTGATGAGACTGAGATAGATAAAAATAAGAGCATAGACTTATCTTTAGTTGGAGATATGAATACGATACTAGAAGGTTTAATTTCTAATATGGATCAAAAGGATAGAAAGGTATGGCGTGAGGAGATAGAGAACCTCAAGGTAACAAATAATACAAATATAAAACAAAATAGTTTTACGCATGTTGATGTGCTCAAATGTTTGAATGGAGCTCTTGAGGAAGATACAATTGTTGTAACTGATGTAGGACAACATCAAATGTGGACTGCCCAAATGTGGAAATTCAAGTATCCTAGAACATTTATAACTTCAGGAGGCCTTGGAACAATGGGGTTTGGATTAGGGGCTGCAATTGGAAGTCAGATGGGTAATTTAGACAAAAGGGTTCTACTAGTAACTGGTGATGGAAGTTTTAGAATGAGCTGCAATGAACTTCAAACTATATCAAAATATAAACTTCCTATAATTACTGTGATTATGAATAATCATACCTTAGGAATGGTAAGACAGTGGCAGAGAATGTTTAGCAATGAAAGATATAGTGAAACAGATATTGGTGATGAGGTAAACTATGTAAAGCTTGCACAGGCTTATGGTATTGAAGCATATAGAGTTACAAGTAGGGATCAATTAAAGAATGTACTCGAAATAGTAACGAAAGAAAAAAGGCCTATGCTTATAGATTGTGTAATAGATAAAGAGGAAGGCGTATACCCAATCGTGCCGCCGGGGAAATCTATAAAGGAATTAGTATTAGAGTGA
- a CDS encoding ACT domain-containing protein gives MYKTISAKVEHGIDALVRVTNTLRRKEFKIKGLVMTEVEIDGYSDLRITIEEYSNLGIEQAMMQLRKIINVYEIEEVKVEIAAPQVMI, from the coding sequence ATGTATAAAACTATAAGTGCAAAGGTGGAACATGGTATAGACGCATTAGTAAGAGTTACAAACACTTTAAGGAGAAAAGAATTTAAAATAAAAGGATTAGTAATGACAGAAGTTGAAATTGATGGATATTCAGATTTAAGGATAACAATAGAGGAATATTCTAATTTAGGGATAGAACAAGCGATGATGCAGCTTAGAAAAATTATAAATGTATATGAAATTGAAGAAGTTAAGGTTGAGATCGCAGCACCGCAGGTGATGATTTAA
- a CDS encoding polysaccharide deacetylase family protein: MKRKSLTMFTIFLFLGCFLGSQTAMAYSTLSKNDEKVIYLTFDDGPSVMTDKVLDILKANGVNATFFLIGNQIKGYEDMVKRIYTQGNGIGLHTYTHTYNKIYSSRKGFISEMLKSQDEINSIIGVKPTIIRFPSGSSKHLTKGFLEELHGYNFKVYDWNAVMSDGVNCNTPPDKLYREATKTTVREHPIMLLMHCDYMHKNTCKALPRVIKFYKDHGYEFKIINDKTPEVYFPIKNNK; the protein is encoded by the coding sequence ATGAAGAGAAAAAGTTTAACTATGTTCACAATTTTTTTATTTTTAGGTTGTTTCTTAGGGAGCCAAACAGCAATGGCTTATTCTACACTAAGTAAAAATGATGAAAAAGTAATTTATTTAACCTTTGATGATGGACCAAGTGTTATGACAGATAAGGTTCTGGATATACTTAAAGCAAATGGTGTAAATGCTACTTTTTTTCTTATAGGAAATCAAATAAAAGGTTATGAGGATATGGTAAAAAGAATATATACGCAGGGTAATGGTATAGGTCTGCATACTTATACCCACACATATAATAAGATATATTCAAGTAGAAAAGGATTTATATCTGAGATGCTTAAATCTCAGGATGAAATTAATTCTATTATAGGAGTTAAACCAACAATAATAAGATTTCCTTCGGGTAGTAGCAAACATTTAACTAAAGGTTTTTTAGAAGAACTTCATGGGTATAATTTTAAAGTATATGATTGGAATGCTGTTATGTCCGATGGAGTTAATTGTAATACTCCTCCTGACAAGTTATATAGAGAAGCAACTAAAACAACAGTTAGGGAGCATCCTATAATGCTGCTTATGCATTGTGACTATATGCATAAAAACACGTGTAAGGCATTACCTAGAGTAATAAAGTTTTATAAAGATCATGGATATGAATTTAAAATTATTAATGATAAAACACCTGAAGTTTATTTTCCAATTAAAAATAACAAATAA
- a CDS encoding thioredoxin family protein, whose translation MKPVLMFITDWCPYCKQAHSIITDLKNTNPEYANIEVKVIDEELQPEIAKQYDYYYVPTFYVDGVKIHEGVPSKDIIRKVFDEACK comes from the coding sequence ATGAAACCTGTATTAATGTTTATAACCGACTGGTGTCCTTACTGTAAACAAGCACATTCTATTATTACAGACTTAAAGAATACTAATCCAGAATATGCAAACATTGAAGTTAAAGTAATTGATGAAGAACTCCAACCAGAAATAGCTAAACAATACGATTACTATTATGTCCCTACATTCTATGTAGACGGGGTTAAGATACATGAAGGCGTGCCATCCAAAGATATTATTCGTAAAGTATTCGACGAAGCTTGCAAGTAG
- a CDS encoding copper homeostasis protein CutC, producing MIEIIAATIGDVKRIEESGADRIELVSALSEGGLTPSYALIKRAVQSVKIPVNVMIRPHGKSFTYTDEEIELMVEDIIIAKELNVNGVVFGVLNRKNEICEPSLEKLLKACHGIDVTFHRAIDELLDPVKGIEVLANYGQIKNVLTSGGKGDILKNIPVIKNMVEKSKHINVIVGGGLNAENIKDVNEKTKAPAYHFGTAVRNDKSVFGEINIDSLKILVNTISSQR from the coding sequence ATGATTGAAATTATTGCAGCGACAATAGGAGATGTAAAAAGAATTGAAGAAAGTGGTGCTGATAGAATAGAACTTGTTAGTGCATTATCCGAGGGCGGTTTGACGCCCAGCTATGCTCTAATAAAAAGAGCAGTGCAAAGTGTTAAGATACCAGTAAATGTTATGATAAGACCACATGGAAAATCATTTACATATACAGATGAGGAAATTGAGCTTATGGTAGAAGATATTATAATTGCAAAAGAACTAAATGTAAATGGTGTGGTATTTGGTGTTTTAAATAGAAAAAATGAGATATGTGAGCCTTCTTTAGAGAAGCTTTTAAAAGCATGTCATGGCATTGATGTAACCTTTCATAGGGCTATTGATGAGCTGTTAGACCCAGTTAAAGGTATAGAAGTTTTAGCGAATTATGGCCAAATTAAAAACGTTCTTACATCAGGTGGAAAAGGGGATATACTCAAAAACATTCCAGTTATCAAAAATATGGTAGAGAAATCAAAACATATTAACGTAATAGTTGGGGGCGGTTTAAATGCTGAAAATATTAAAGATGTTAATGAAAAAACAAAGGCACCTGCGTATCATTTTGGAACTGCAGTAAGAAATGATAAATCAGTATTTGGAGAAATAAATATTGATAGTTTAAAAATATTAGTTAATACTATTAGTAGCCAGAGGTAG
- the corA gene encoding magnesium/cobalt transporter CorA produces the protein MITYINNKAHEFNDLEQAFSEDPDTKEMFWLNISNPTANDFKFLKNKFNFHHLTIEDCMHKAKRSKINDYNDYHFLIISTTDNNVSNAFSYNNIYIYISLNYIITIHYGENKSIKKIINDINNGLSIVSNGSDFVLYNILDDAIDQLFIVTDKVEEKINFLEEESMNNPVQSTLNNIMKIKKTVIKLRRVVSPLREVLNTLLRHDDIITEKYRVYFTDIYDHALRIYDLIESDHEMVTSCLELYSSQLSNSMNKVMKVLTIITTIMMPLTIITGIYGMNFQDMPELHYKYGYFITIFIMFFISFCEIIYFNKKKWL, from the coding sequence TTGATTACATATATTAATAATAAAGCACATGAATTTAATGACTTAGAACAAGCATTTTCTGAAGATCCAGATACAAAAGAAATGTTTTGGCTTAATATTAGCAATCCAACTGCTAATGATTTTAAATTTCTTAAAAACAAATTTAATTTCCACCATCTCACTATTGAAGACTGTATGCATAAAGCTAAGAGGTCTAAAATAAACGATTATAATGATTATCACTTTCTAATCATTTCCACAACAGATAATAATGTTAGCAATGCCTTTTCTTATAACAATATATATATATACATTAGTTTGAATTATATTATAACAATACATTATGGTGAAAATAAATCCATAAAAAAGATTATAAATGACATAAACAACGGACTCTCTATTGTATCTAATGGAAGTGATTTTGTTTTATATAATATACTTGATGATGCAATAGACCAATTGTTTATTGTAACCGATAAAGTCGAAGAGAAAATCAATTTTTTAGAAGAAGAATCCATGAACAACCCTGTTCAAAGTACACTTAACAATATTATGAAAATTAAAAAAACCGTAATTAAGCTTAGGCGAGTTGTTTCTCCACTACGAGAGGTTTTAAATACTCTCCTTCGCCATGATGATATTATAACTGAAAAATATAGAGTATATTTCACTGATATATATGACCATGCACTTAGAATATATGACTTAATTGAATCTGACCATGAAATGGTTACATCTTGCCTTGAGCTTTATTCTTCCCAGCTATCAAATTCCATGAATAAAGTTATGAAAGTCTTAACAATAATTACTACTATTATGATGCCCCTTACAATAATCACAGGGATTTATGGAATGAACTTTCAAGATATGCCCGAATTACATTACAAATACGGCTATTTTATTACTATATTTATAATGTTTTTCATTTCTTTTTGTGAAATTATATATTTCAATAAGAAGAAATGGTTATAG
- a CDS encoding methyl-accepting chemotaxis protein, whose amino-acid sequence MKLFKNRESVVIEGRLSESSDETVQKEVQFDNETTSFIKDMSKLLSETVKQHHIVDSDHNVLGELADKVKVHMNEISNLTKNTNALTDSLHLEGDKLIEITEDTVKKSHEGKVAIEEMVTIIKSLEKENKTTTDSINDLARKFSQVNEVVKLITSIASQTNLLALNAAIEAARAGEQGKGFAVVAGEIKKLAEMTKQSTKDISDLIGSIENETKIVLNNSDKSNEVIAKGVKASDNAVEKIEGSLSSVAKVEQEVKGVIDILTNQKQHIENMSKEIIDVDKILKITSDAIVNHIEEASVVERQLEETKTQLSSYSKKLI is encoded by the coding sequence ATGAAATTATTTAAAAACAGAGAGTCTGTTGTAATAGAAGGTAGACTTAGTGAGTCTTCAGATGAAACAGTGCAAAAGGAAGTTCAGTTTGATAATGAAACTACAAGCTTTATTAAGGATATGAGTAAGTTGTTATCGGAAACTGTAAAGCAACACCATATTGTAGATAGTGATCATAATGTTTTGGGTGAACTTGCAGATAAAGTAAAAGTACATATGAATGAGATTTCTAACTTAACAAAAAATACTAATGCATTAACCGATAGCTTACACTTAGAAGGTGATAAACTCATTGAGATTACGGAGGATACAGTTAAGAAATCTCACGAGGGCAAAGTGGCTATTGAAGAAATGGTAACAATAATAAAATCTTTAGAAAAAGAGAATAAGACTACTACTGATAGTATAAATGACTTGGCTAGAAAGTTTAGCCAAGTCAATGAAGTTGTTAAGTTAATAACCAGCATTGCAAGCCAAACTAATCTCTTGGCTTTAAATGCAGCAATTGAAGCAGCAAGAGCGGGAGAGCAGGGAAAAGGTTTTGCAGTAGTGGCAGGTGAGATAAAAAAACTGGCTGAAATGACGAAACAAAGCACTAAAGATATTTCAGACTTAATAGGAAGTATTGAGAATGAAACAAAGATAGTTCTAAATAATTCGGATAAATCTAATGAGGTTATTGCTAAGGGCGTTAAAGCTTCTGATAATGCTGTAGAAAAAATAGAGGGTAGTCTTTCTTCCGTAGCGAAAGTGGAACAGGAAGTAAAGGGTGTAATAGATATTTTAACAAATCAAAAACAACACATTGAAAATATGAGCAAAGAAATAATAGATGTTGATAAAATCTTAAAAATCACATCTGATGCTATAGTAAATCATATAGAGGAAGCCAGTGTTGTAGAGAGGCAATTGGAGGAAACAAAAACACAGTTAAGTTCATATAGTAAAAAACTAATTTAG
- a CDS encoding EAL domain-containing protein: MKLSAKLFKIVLLVSLVLICFLYIISKSFLVKSFTDMEIDKAFKDTKVVLNYIQNDLNNINDANLDYSRWDETYNYMNNRNNKYIEDNFDDTTSMGGVKINFIFITDNQGNIVYKKNMKEDTKEMFTLAFAKNVTSNISKLLSNNNIKNVKGTFLYGKYPILISAQRITKGDGLGHSPGFLIFAKYYDKEEMDTLNQNTGLKTEIAYYDKELILNNEFIRKNEFVKVSNEKLIIGYGLINDIFSKPSFFVKITSERNVFKKAQNTMDFYFLIVLVALIIFSLSVFILIHVFVVRKIKIINEVVENVHNYYDVFPSIILKGNDEISELGSKFNDMFQRLKKSDETIVSLANYDALTGLTNRKKLLENITDLLKNKNENLAVFFITLDKFKAINESFGHQVGDIVLAKVAERLENNIAKSKDVVSRIGGDEFIVIIRNLISAADATEIAEKIVKTLSGAYIYNDESLYIGASVGISLFPQHGNDVDALIRNADLAMYEVKNSGGHGYRLYNNIMNYNNNRMLQMEKDLKSAMERNEFITYYQPIIDLKLMEVLSAESLIRWKCGDKIIQPIEFIPIAKKIGEMVEIDNWMLLNACTQCKKWQNSGSKNFSISVNTSYKQLIQANFVQIVMNICRNQSLDPKYLNLEITEDEAMEDINLIIKVLLELKSCGIKISMDDFGTGYSSLSWLSKLPIDTIKIDRSLIINLDNNSKNIVIIKAIIAVADSLDIKVIAEGIETETELLTLKELGCQYIQGYLIGKPMVASDFHKEFII, translated from the coding sequence ATGAAACTTTCAGCGAAATTATTTAAAATAGTATTATTGGTAAGTTTAGTTTTAATTTGTTTTCTTTATATAATTTCAAAATCGTTTTTAGTAAAGAGCTTCACTGATATGGAAATTGATAAAGCTTTTAAGGATACTAAGGTTGTCCTTAATTATATTCAAAATGATCTGAATAATATAAATGATGCAAATTTAGATTATTCAAGATGGGATGAAACTTATAATTATATGAATAACAGAAATAATAAGTATATAGAAGATAATTTTGACGATACAACTTCTATGGGTGGGGTAAAAATAAACTTTATTTTCATCACTGATAATCAGGGGAACATAGTTTATAAAAAAAATATGAAAGAAGATACAAAGGAAATGTTTACGTTGGCTTTTGCTAAAAATGTAACCTCAAATATCTCTAAACTATTAAGTAATAATAACATAAAAAACGTTAAGGGAACTTTTTTATATGGTAAATACCCAATTTTAATATCTGCACAAAGAATTACAAAAGGTGACGGTTTAGGTCATAGCCCTGGTTTTTTGATTTTCGCGAAGTATTATGATAAAGAGGAAATGGATACGCTTAACCAAAATACGGGACTTAAAACAGAAATAGCGTATTATGATAAAGAATTAATTTTAAACAACGAATTTATAAGAAAAAATGAATTTGTTAAAGTAAGTAATGAAAAACTTATTATTGGTTATGGCTTAATTAACGATATATTTTCAAAACCTTCTTTTTTCGTGAAGATTACATCAGAAAGAAATGTCTTTAAAAAGGCGCAAAATACAATGGATTTCTACTTTTTAATTGTGCTTGTTGCTTTAATAATTTTTTCTTTAAGTGTTTTTATATTAATACATGTGTTTGTTGTAAGAAAAATTAAAATTATAAACGAAGTAGTTGAGAATGTACATAATTATTATGATGTATTTCCAAGTATAATCTTAAAAGGAAACGATGAAATATCTGAACTTGGATCTAAATTTAACGATATGTTCCAAAGGCTAAAGAAATCGGATGAAACTATTGTATCACTTGCAAATTATGACGCTCTTACAGGGCTTACAAATAGAAAAAAATTGCTAGAGAACATTACAGATTTGCTCAAAAATAAAAATGAAAATTTAGCAGTTTTCTTTATAACTCTAGATAAATTCAAGGCTATAAATGAAAGTTTTGGTCATCAAGTAGGAGATATAGTTCTTGCAAAGGTGGCAGAAAGGCTTGAGAATAATATCGCAAAATCAAAGGATGTGGTAAGTAGAATTGGTGGGGATGAATTCATTGTAATTATAAGGAATTTAATTTCAGCAGCAGATGCAACAGAAATTGCAGAAAAAATTGTAAAAACATTAAGTGGCGCTTATATATATAATGACGAATCACTATATATTGGTGCAAGTGTTGGTATTAGTTTATTTCCACAGCATGGAAATGATGTAGATGCTTTAATAAGAAATGCTGACTTAGCTATGTATGAAGTTAAAAATAGTGGAGGACATGGGTATCGTCTATATAACAACATCATGAATTATAATAATAATCGCATGTTACAAATGGAAAAGGACTTAAAAAGCGCTATGGAGAGGAATGAATTTATAACGTACTATCAGCCTATTATAGATTTGAAATTAATGGAAGTATTAAGTGCAGAATCTCTTATAAGGTGGAAATGTGGAGATAAAATTATTCAGCCTATAGAATTTATTCCAATAGCAAAGAAAATAGGTGAAATGGTAGAAATCGATAATTGGATGTTGCTTAATGCATGCACTCAATGTAAAAAATGGCAAAATTCAGGCTCAAAGAATTTTAGTATATCCGTAAATACCTCATATAAACAATTAATACAAGCAAACTTTGTTCAAATAGTAATGAATATATGTCGCAATCAATCATTAGATCCTAAATATTTAAATCTTGAAATTACTGAGGATGAGGCTATGGAGGACATTAATTTAATAATAAAAGTCCTTTTAGAGTTAAAATCCTGCGGAATAAAAATTTCAATGGATGATTTTGGCACAGGTTATTCATCTCTTAGTTGGTTAAGCAAACTTCCTATTGATACAATAAAAATAGATAGGTCACTTATAATAAATTTAGACAACAACTCCAAAAATATAGTTATAATTAAAGCTATAATAGCGGTTGCAGATAGTTTAGATATTAAAGTTATTGCAGAAGGAATTGAAACAGAAACGGAACTCCTTACATTAAAAGAACTTGGATGTCAGTATATTCAAGGGTATCTAATAGGAAAACCGATGGTGGCCTCTGATTTTCACAAGGAGTTTATTATATGA
- a CDS encoding CoA-binding protein, giving the protein MKANELLIYKNWVVVGDVLNQSKYASKILLSLKTDGFNVVGVNPSVENKSVYNNLSDVPYNVEVLDLCINPYKGIKILKEAHSLKINKVLIQPGAGSPEILEFCKINGIDAIEGCALIELSKK; this is encoded by the coding sequence TTGAAAGCAAATGAACTTTTAATTTATAAAAACTGGGTTGTAGTTGGGGATGTATTAAATCAATCAAAATATGCCTCTAAAATATTACTTTCTTTAAAAACAGATGGATTTAATGTAGTCGGCGTAAATCCATCTGTTGAAAATAAAAGCGTTTATAACAATCTAAGCGATGTACCCTACAATGTAGAAGTTTTAGATTTATGCATTAACCCCTATAAAGGCATTAAAATCCTTAAGGAAGCTCACTCGTTAAAAATAAATAAAGTACTCATTCAACCAGGGGCTGGAAGTCCTGAAATACTTGAGTTTTGCAAAATAAATGGAATAGACGCAATAGAGGGATGTGCATTAATAGAATTATCAAAAAAATAA
- a CDS encoding MBL fold metallo-hydrolase, protein MEIKKIKGNTFCITAGMTYIPFYKINEKEIIMLDSGWAKGQRQGIDELLEKNNFKVVAIICSHAHVDHIGNNTFLKNKFNCIIAMPVYEALVCSSVINLKLYYSNQTLSDVALHFGHMVCQTDMMIYDNQNSIYVCGVEFKILHTPGHSPAHICITTPDDVAYIGDTLISHEVMNGSKMPYAYILTEDLLSKSKLYDLKCSKYIVAHKGIYNEITGLITDNINFYKNRAKAIYILIVGSMTMQDILKTVIENFNINISNRYKYTLIERMLRSYVEYLNETGLIVLNMDNGFLKYSKVNV, encoded by the coding sequence ATGGAGATAAAAAAAATCAAGGGAAATACATTCTGTATTACTGCCGGTATGACATATATACCATTTTATAAAATTAATGAAAAAGAAATAATTATGTTGGATTCTGGATGGGCAAAAGGACAAAGACAAGGAATTGATGAACTACTAGAAAAGAACAACTTTAAGGTAGTAGCTATAATATGCAGTCATGCTCATGTTGACCATATAGGCAACAATACTTTTTTAAAAAATAAATTCAATTGTATAATTGCAATGCCAGTCTACGAAGCCCTTGTTTGTAGTTCAGTTATAAATCTAAAGCTTTATTACAGTAACCAAACATTATCTGATGTTGCATTGCATTTTGGACATATGGTTTGCCAAACAGACATGATGATTTATGATAATCAAAACTCGATATATGTATGTGGAGTTGAATTCAAAATCCTTCATACGCCAGGACATAGTCCTGCACATATATGCATAACCACTCCAGATGATGTTGCCTATATTGGAGACACACTTATAAGTCATGAAGTCATGAATGGCTCTAAAATGCCCTATGCCTATATACTCACAGAAGATTTATTAAGCAAATCAAAACTTTATGACTTAAAATGTTCTAAATACATAGTTGCACATAAAGGTATATATAACGAAATTACAGGACTTATAACTGATAATATAAATTTCTATAAAAATAGAGCAAAAGCAATATATATTCTCATAGTAGGTTCTATGACAATGCAAGATATTCTAAAGACTGTTATTGAAAATTTTAATATTAATATAAGCAATAGATATAAATATACACTTATCGAGCGAATGTTAAGGTCGTACGTTGAATATTTAAATGAAACAGGACTTATAGTTTTAAATATGGATAATGGATTTCTTAAATACTCAAAAGTAAATGTATAG
- a CDS encoding fibronectin type III-like domain-contianing protein — MYLNVLLANKEGLVSEETISKSVERLITTRMKLGMFDDEVKVPYASIPYEENDSREHREFALRVSEKTMALLKNENYILPINKDNINSIAVIGPNANSRDALTGNYFGTSSKYELKGIKKINLKPGQERQLEFELTPRQMALIDNDGNCILEPGVFEVFVGGSQPDDRSAELTGTVVKKCFF, encoded by the coding sequence ATGTATTTGAATGTTTTACTTGCTAACAAAGAAGGACTAGTGTCTGAAGAAACCATTAGCAAGTCTGTTGAAAGGCTTATAACTACCAGAATGAAACTTGGTATGTTTGATGACGAAGTAAAGGTTCCTTATGCAAGTATCCCTTATGAAGAAAATGACTCAAGGGAGCATAGAGAATTTGCTTTAAGGGTCTCAGAAAAAACAATGGCTCTATTAAAGAATGAAAATTATATATTACCAATTAATAAAGATAATATTAATTCTATAGCAGTAATTGGACCAAATGCGAATAGTCGCGATGCATTAACTGGGAATTATTTTGGTACATCATCAAAATATGAGTTAAAGGGAATCAAAAAGATTAATTTAAAGCCTGGACAAGAAAGGCAATTAGAGTTTGAATTAACACCAAGACAAATGGCACTAATAGACAACGATGGAAATTGCATTCTTGAACCAGGGGTGTTTGAGGTTTTCGTGGGAGGAAGTCAGCCAGACGATAGAAGTGCTGAACTTACAGGTACAGTTGTGAAAAAGTGTTTTTTTTGA
- a CDS encoding carbohydrate ABC transporter permease — MNIKSIILVIFLVIVTIIQLYPLIWLVLVSFKNNAEIFGGNVLGLPKVWKISNYMSALTSGNVGRYLINSIIVTGSTIIISSILIATSSYAITRMRWKFSKLTLVIFLLGMMVPIHSTLLPLFLILTKLHILNTYMALIIPYVAFALPMGIFVMTSFLEGIPKELEEAACVDGCNIYQIFYKIVLPLLKPSLATVAIFTYLSSWNELMFANTFLNNPKFATLPVGIMSMAGQHATEWGPILAGLVIATLPSILIYIPLSNQVQKSLMTGAVKG; from the coding sequence ATGAATATTAAAAGTATAATACTAGTTATCTTTTTAGTTATAGTTACTATAATTCAGTTATATCCATTAATTTGGTTAGTACTAGTTTCATTTAAGAATAATGCGGAGATTTTTGGAGGAAATGTCCTTGGATTGCCTAAAGTATGGAAGATATCAAACTATATGAGTGCACTTACAAGCGGAAATGTAGGAAGATATCTTATAAACAGTATAATTGTTACTGGTTCAACTATTATTATATCGAGTATTCTTATAGCAACATCATCATATGCTATAACTCGTATGAGGTGGAAGTTTAGTAAACTAACATTAGTTATATTCCTATTAGGAATGATGGTACCAATACACTCCACATTATTGCCGTTATTTTTAATATTAACGAAACTACACATATTAAATACATATATGGCTTTAATAATACCATATGTGGCATTTGCTCTTCCAATGGGTATATTTGTAATGACAAGTTTTCTTGAAGGAATACCTAAGGAACTTGAAGAAGCTGCTTGTGTTGATGGATGTAACATATATCAAATTTTCTATAAGATTGTTTTACCATTATTAAAACCGTCTCTTGCAACTGTTGCCATATTTACGTACTTATCAAGTTGGAATGAATTAATGTTCGCAAACACTTTCCTTAATAATCCAAAGTTTGCAACATTACCTGTTGGTATTATGTCAATGGCAGGGCAGCATGCCACTGAATGGGGACCAATTCTAGCTGGTCTTGTTATTGCAACATTACCATCTATTCTTATATATATACCTCTAAGCAATCAAGTACAAAAGAGTTTAATGACTGGTGCCGTTAAAGGGTAA